The Oncorhynchus tshawytscha isolate Ot180627B linkage group LG02, Otsh_v2.0, whole genome shotgun sequence genome contains the following window.
GAAGGGCCTCTGCGATCTTAGCTGCACAGACCGCACAGGGACTGGATGACATGTACCTGGGACAGGGGAGAAGGTAAAGTTGAATTAGGCACAGATGATGAGGTCATAGTTAGGGTTCTAATTGTTTCATTAAGTGCTGCTAAATTTCTGTGAAACGAGTCACTGCTATCTGCGGAGATACTGTATGGACGTGACAGTGTATTTGAGAGAGATTTCACAGGTCACGGTATATTTGAGAGATATGGACCAGGTGACTATGTGTTTGGCCAATAGTTACCAGGTGTATTTCACAGATATGTGTCTGAGCGATATGTACCAGGAGACCATGTATTTGAGCGATATGTCCCAGATTGTAGTGTATTTGATAGATATGTACTAGGAGAAAGTGCATTTGAGAGAtaggtaatcaaatcaaatcaaatcaaattttatttgtcacatacacatggttagcagatgttaatgcgagtgtagcgaaatgcttgtgcttctagttccgacaatgcagtaataacgagcaagtaatctaactaacaattccaaaaaaaaaaactactgtcttatacacagtgtaaggggataaagaatatgtacataaggatatatgaattggtacagagcagcataggcaagatacagtagatgatatcgagtacagtatatacatatgagataagtatgtaaaccaagtggcatagttaaagtggctagtgatacatgtattacataaggatgcagtcgatgatatagagtacagtatcaacgtatgcatatgagatgaacaatgtagggtaagtaacattatataaggtagcattgtttaaagtggctagtgatatatttacataatttcccatcaattcccatgattaaagtggctggagtagagtcagtgtcattgacagtgtgttggcagtagccactcaatgttagtggtggctgtttaacagtctgatggccttgagatagaagctgtttttcagtctctcggtcccagctttgatgcacctgtactgacctcgccttctggatgacagcggggtgaacaggcagtggctcgggtggttgatgtccttgatgatctttatggccttcccagcatcgggtggtgtaggtgtcctggagggcaggtagtttgcccccggtgatgcgttgtgcagacctcactaccctctggagagccttacggttagttgccataccaggcggtgatacagcccgccaggatgctctcgattgtgcatctgtagaagtttgtgagtgcttttggtgacaagccgaatttcttcagcctcctgaggttgaagaggcgctgctgcgccttcctcacgatgctgtctgtgtgagtggaccaattcagtttgtctgtgatgtgtatgccgaggaacttaaaacttgctaccctctccactattgttccatcgatgtggatgggggtgttccctctgctgtttcctgaagtccacaatcatctccttagttttgttgacgttgagtgtgaggttattttcctgacaccacactccgagggccctcacctcctccctgtaggccgtctcgtcgttgttggtaatcaagcctaccactgttgtgtcgtccgcaaacttgatgattgagttggaggcgtgcgtggccacgcagtcgtgggtgaacagggagtacaggagggggctcagaacgcacccttgtggggccccagtgttgaggatcagcggggaggagatgttgttgcctaccctcaccacctgggggcggcccgtcaggaagtccagtacccagttgcacagggggtcgagacccagggtctcgagcttgatgacgagcttggagggtactatggtgttgaatgccgagctgtagtcgatgaacagcattctcacataggtattcctcttgtccagatgggttagggcagtgtgcagtgtggttgagattgcatcgtctgtggacctatttgggcggtaagcaaattggagtgggtcaagggtgtcaggtagggtggaggtgatatggtccttgactagtctctcaaagcacttcatgatgacggatgtgagtgctacggggcggtagtcgtttagctcagttaccttagctttcttgggaacaggaacaatggtggccctcttgaagcatgtgggaacagcagactggtatagggattggttgaatatgtccgtaaacacaccggccagctggtctgcgcatgctctgagggcgcggctggggatgccgtctgggcctgcagccttgcgagggttaacacgtttaaatgtcttactcactcggctgcagtgaaggagagaccgcatgattccgttgcaggccgtgtcagtggcactgtattgtcctcaaagcgggcaaaaagttatttagtctgcctgggagcaagacatcctggtccgtgactgggctgggtttcttcctgtagtccgtgattgactgtagaccctgccacatacctcttgtgtctgagccgttgaattgagattctactttgtctctgtactggcgcttagcttgtttgatagccttgcggagggaatagctgcactgtttgtattcagtcatgttaccagacaccttgccctgattaaaagcagtggttcgtgccttcagtttcacacgaatgctgccatcaatccacggtttctggttagggaatgttttaatcgttgctatgggaacgacatcttcaacgcacgttctaatgaactcgcacaccgtatcagcgtattctcaatgttgttgtctgattacgaaacatctcccagtccacgtgatggaagcagtcttggagtgtggagtcagcttggtcggaccagcgttggacagacctcagcgtgggagcttcttgttttagtttctgtctgtaggcagggatcaacaaaatggagtcgtggtcagcttttccgaaagggggcggggcagggccttatatgcgtcgcggaagttagagtaacaatgatccagggtctttccacccctggttgcgcaatcaatatgctgataaaatttagggagtcttgttttcagattagccttgttaaaatccccagctacaatgaatgcagcctccggataaatcgtttccagtttgcagagagttaaataaagttcgttcagagccatcgatgtgtctgcttgggggatatatacggctgtgattataatcgaagagaattctcttggtagataatgcggtctacatttgattgtgaggaattctaaatcaggtgaacagaaggatttgagttcctgtatgtttccttcatcacaccatgtcacgttggccataaggcatacgcccccgcccgtcttcttaccagagagatgtttgtttctgtcggcgcgatgcgtggagaaacccgctggctgcaccgcttcggattgcgtctctccagtgagccatgtttccgtgaagcagagaacgttacagtctctgatgtccctctggaatgctacccttgctcggatttcatcaaccttgttgtcaagagactggacattggcaagaagaatgctggggagtggtgcacgatgtgcccgtctccggagtctgaccagaagaccgcttcgtttccctctttttctgagtcgttttttttttttttttggtcgctgcatgtgatccactcggttacactggttgtaaggcagaactcaggatccgcatcgcgaaaaacatattcttggtcgtactgatggtgagttgacgctgatcttatattcagtagttcttgtcggctgtatgtaaagaaacctaagatgacctggggtactagtgtaagaaataacacgtaaaaaaacaaaaaactgcatagtttcctaggaacgcgaagcgaggcggccatctctgtcggcgccggaagtgtgtGACagtctctgtcggcgccggaaggtaCCAGGTGACAGTGTACTTGACTGGGTAATACTGTACATATGTCCCAGGTTACAGTGTATTTGAGAGATATGTCCCAGGTTACAGTGTATTTGAGCGATATTTCACAGGTTACAGTGTATTTGAGAGATATGCCCCAGGttacaatgtatttgagagataCATATCAGGTGACAGCGTATTCGAGAGATACTGAAAGCtaacggtcaaaagttttagaacatctactcattcaagtgtttttcttaaaACGtctttgggctaggccccttttttctcaatctccgcctgaatgacgtgcccaaagtaaactgcctgtagctcagaccgtaaagccaggatatgcatataattggtaccattggaaagacaacaatttgaagtttgtagaaatattAAAATAATGGAAGAGAACATAACACAACAGATATGGTGGGAGAAAATctaaagaaaaaccaaccagaagtTTTTTGAGAGagaccatgctcttacaatggcaAGTATAAGGGCATACTGAAAATGAGCTcccaggatgcaattcctatggcttccacagggtgtcagcagtctatgttcaaggtttcaggcttgtaacttccaaaatgaataagaaatatcagttttagtacagggagtCTTGTGTTTGCGTGCGCCATGAAGACaggacgcacctgctaaaatcggtttcctactgaacatacttctttctgtaaGAAATAATATAGTTTGATAAAactttagggtatctgaggagtatatagaaacatattttgacttttTGAAACAAAGTTAAGTGGTAGATTTTCaaattcctttctctgcatggtgaacgagtggattactcaaatcgatggcgccaactaaactgactttttgggatataaagaaggattttatctaacaaaacaacactacatgttataactggaccctttggatgacaaatcagaggaagattttcaaaaagtaagtgaatattttatCGCTGTTTGtaaatttatgaaacctgtgccagtggaaaaatattttgatgtggggcgccatcctcaaacaatcgcatggcatgttttcgctgtaatagctactgtaaattggatagtacagttagattaacaagaatataAGCTTTCAaccaatataagacacttatatgtacctaaatgttagGTAGTATCCATCATTTTTATAATTATTTATCTGGCTTCAGAAGTtttcttaacacttttttggttactacatgagtccatatgttatttcataattttgacgtcttcactattattctacaatggagaaaattgtaaaaataaagaaaaaccctttaatgagtaggtgttctaaaacttttgacctgtaGTGTACGTACCAGGTGATAGTGTATTTGACAGCAGGGTCGTAGTCTGGGAGAGTCTGGAGGAAGAAGGCCTGCTCAGCGTGGGCTCCTGAGTGTTCATCCTCCAGGTAACCTCTCATCAGACCGGCATCAgccttccctttgtccaccaggTAACACAGGAACGTCTTGTTACGACCTGACGAGTACTCCACGTTCTTGAACTGGAACTTGAATTGGAACGGGTCGATGCGGTCCCTGGATGGAGAGGGAATATGGGGATGGGTTTAATTTAACAAATGGGAGAAGGGTTCTCTACCTTCAGGTCTCTATTCAAGGTTATTTAACTTTGGAACATTTTGTCAACCCAAACGTATTTATATAGAAGTGTTTATTCTAAGAGTACAAATGTTATACAGTTATCATTACAGAATCACTCCTataagggcctcccgagtggcgcagtggtctaaggcactgcatcgcagatgctagctgtgccactagagattctgggttcgagtccaggctcaaTCACAGCCAGCTGTGACCAGGGGACCCATGGGGCGGTGTagaattggcccagtgtcgtccgggtaaggggagggtttggccggcagggatattgTTATCCCATTGCGCACCAGAGACTCCCGTGGCGGGCTAGGGACAGTGCACAATGACATGGTCACCAGGTGtaaggtgtttcctctgacacattggacCGCCATGGTTAATGTTGATGTGGGTCATTGAGTCAGAAGGCTAAATGGTTATgtggttaagtgggcattgtgtcaagaagcactgcggctttgttgggttgtgtttcggagaacgcatggctctcgacctttgcctctcctgagtccgtacgggagttgcagtgatgggacaagactgtaactaccaattggggagaaaaaggggtgtatataataactataataatagTTAAAATGTATATAATAACAAATTATGTCTTATATCAGACAGATATAAGGGGGTACGCAGGACTAATTTTAGGGTATTGGTGTGGCTTAGCGTGGAATGCCAGCTCTGTATTTTTAGCCTTCTGACTCAATGACCCACATCAACATTAACCATGGCGATCCAGGGCTTTGTGTGGCTCGAGGTGCTCAAGATCACCCCACTGGTACAGTCCGTGGTTGGTACCGACTTGGTACTAACTGGACAGGACTACACTATCTAGCTATGGACACAACTCTATTCACAAATCCTGTTTTTACCCTTTATCATTGCCCTAACCCAAAATCAAGAGCAAAAAGCTCATATTTGAGCTCATCTATTTCAAATGTTTTTCCACTTTTACCCTGTCTAGTAATAATCTATGCTACTGTATATTGTGATGTAGTCAGATGGTGAAGGGGAACATTCGCTTGTTGACTACAATAGTTTTAGTGCCTCACCGTAAACTAGAAGAAGTGCACACTACTTTTACGATCATTTATTTCCCAAGCTGTCACAGCTCTTCAGGAGTCCTCTCTGGAAGGCAGGTCCAGATCATGACAGGCATTCCGGAAACCTGACCCAGTCCAAATGTTTTGATTATGAGTCAGCTATTTTGTTTGTCATTGGTTGATcatctgtgagtttgtgtgttagCGTGGTgggtcatgttgcagcagtgaGGGGCTTGGTTCAGATATAGCTCAGGGGGATTTTTCCATTCTGAGAGGATCTGTGTTTGGGTTCCTGTTTAGGGTGAGATTTAAGGGTCTTGGTTTTGGAGTCAACTGTGAACTGAATACACCAGTAATCACTGAGTAATGCGTAGGCTCTGTCCACAGAAATGGCTGATGGTTTGTTGTTTGAGCCAGTCCTGTTTTAAGAGGGCCGTGTGTTTCAAACTCATAACGGAGTCTTAATCCCCTTTGACTAGCAGATCTCCTATTAGTCAGGCTGGGCTCTACCAGACGtgacactcacagacacagaaGCCCTGTCCCAAAAATATGGAGAAAGACTCTTTTCTTATCACTTGTTCCTTCCTTCCGACATGTTGTCGTGCTGGTTTTGATTGCGTTCCTTTTATATTGTCATGCTGGTTTGAACCAAGTCAGGACACTTTCAAGAAGACAACACATCtgaaataataaaaaaacatagctgaaaCGCATACAAAGTGGGTGGCTGGGAAGTATTACACTTTATCCCTTTGGTTTCGCAACATATGCGCCGTCTATATTCCATTTGTTGCAGTGTTAACAAATGTAACCCCCATCACAGCCATACCCAAAGGATGACAACAGATCCACCAGATGGAGGGGTGATAAAACAAAATCAGAGGGTATTTCCGGGCTCTGGGCCCTTCAATCCCAAGATGACCTCCGAAACCAAGACCCTTAAATCTCACCCTAAACAGGAACCCAAACACAGATCATCTCAGAATGGAAAAATCCACCTGAGTTATATCTGAACCAAGCCCCTCACTGCAGCAACATGACCCACCACGctaacacacaaactcacagatgATCAACCAATGACTGTGCAACTTTACTATCCAGGCCTCTGGTGGATAACCAATGACTGGGCCGGTTGGAATCTGTGGAGGCATATTTAAGCCCTCAGACATCACTGAGAAGGTAATCATAATGAAACTTCCCTACATTTTCTGTCTGGGCTCAATGGGTTGGAAACGATCCAAAACAGTATGCTTTCATTTTGGATTTAATTTGACTTTATGGTAAAACTCAGTGGCTATGTTCCTCAATGTTCTACAACATCTGTACAGTGTTTCACAACGTTCTAAAGCCTCTTCCTGTCATGTTGGAATGACAGTGGATCTTTCTCTCCAGAGTAGGAAAAGTAACCCTCGCCATCCCTCTAAAGGTCATTTGGCAACACTTTTACATTCAGTTCTTTATGCTTACTTTGGTAACAACTACGTTATTACTCAGTTGAACATAGTAACTGCTATATAGAGTAGTAAGTTACACTGTACTTTGGTAACTACTATGTAACTACTCAGCTGTATTGTAGGAAACACGACTTGAATAGTAATGATATGAAAGGCAAATCCCTGGCACTGTATGTATAATGAAATGGGAATGACAGCCAACCAGCTGCCGACAACAGACAtacagcacgcacacacatggtATCTGTTGTCACCCACCCTTCGATGATCTCCCAGGGGGGCAGCTCAATGGGTTCGTATTCCCCATTTGCTCCGTTAGCTTTAGCCGCCGCCGCTTCCCCGTTAGCCACGTCTTCGTTAGCTGTGGCTCCCTCTTCCATTGGGACATCTCCGTTCCCCTCCACTTTCTCCCCCACTGCCAGgaccttctcctccttcttcactAAACTAGACTTCAcctccctcttcacctccctcttcatctccatcTTCATCTCCGTCTTCACCTCTTTCTTGACCTCTTTCTTGACCTCCACAGTCACCGCTGTCTTTGTcgtcctctctttcttcctcaccAACAGTTTGCTGCTGGCCGCAGCGCCCTTCTTGTCGGCCATGGTGACTGGTCCGGGAATGGTAGTCCTgcgtgtgaggtgtgtgtgattgtgaggTGTGCagttgagtgtgtgtgagaaagggaGGTGGTAAGGGTTTGGGGGTTGAAGCAGAGATAGGggaaagaggacaggagagttccggagagatagaggaaggggggtagcagagagaaagagagagagatgaggagtggggttgagagaaagagagaggaggggtagtagagcgagagagaaggaatgagagggaacgagagagagagagagagagagagaaagcaggataaggggacagacagggacaggggagaggtggTGCAGACACACTCCGGCAGCTGCTGCTCTAACTCCAGCCAGGTCTATTAAAAGACCCAGGGGAGGGGATCGGCCCTGACTACCCCCTGATGCCCCCAATTCCCCTCTGTTGAGGGAGGGGGAAGCGGGGAGGGACCCCAAGGGGGGGGCAAAGGCTTGATAGGGATTTATTGTGTACGATGTAACATGAGAGCCTTGATTAATGTGTTTGTTATTGCAGGGGGATGGTTATAAAGATGGAAGTGGGGAGCCGGgtttgtacactgagtgtacaaaacatttggaacaaatcaaatcaaactctaTTTGTCACAagggtagaccttaccatgaaatgcttacttacaagcccttaaccaacagtgcagttcaggaAGAGTTAAGagaatatttaccaaataaactgaagtaaaaaattataaaaagtaacacaataacaacaataacgaggctatatatagggggtaccggtaccgagtcagtgtgcgggggtgcaggttagttgaggtaatttgtacatgtaggtaggggtgaagtcatagataataaacagcgagtagcagcagtgtacaaaacaaataggGGGCGTCAATGTAATCGTCCGTTGGCCATttttaattgttcagcagtcttatggcttgggggtggaagccgTTGAGGAAACTTTTgctcctagacttggcgctctggtaccacttgccatgtggtagcagagaaaacggtcttgtgactggagtctctgacaattttatgggtgTTCCTCTGACaacacctattatataggtcctggattatatagggcaggaagcttgaccccagtgatgtactgggccgtacgcactaccctctgtagcgccttacggtcagatgccgagcagttgccataccaggcggtaatgcaaacaatcaggatgctctcgttggtgcagctgtagaacttttgaggatctggggacccatgccaaatcttttcaatctcctaagggggaaaaggttttgtcatgccctcttcacgactgtcttggtgtgtttggaccatgatagtttgttgttgatgtggacaccaaggaacatgaaattctcaacccgctccactacagccccattgatgttaatgggggcatgtttggcccgccttttcctgtagtccgtgtACCAatgcctctcttgaaaaagccaaaccttgacccagaaaatgtttaaaaaatatcagcctatatcgaatcttccattcctctcaacatttttagaaaaggctgttgcgcagcaattCACTGCCtacctgaagacaaacaatgtatacgaaatgcttcagtctggttttagaccccatcatagcactgagactgcacttgtgaaggtggcaaatgaccttttaatggcatcagactgaggctctgcatctgtccttgtgctcctagaccttagtgctgcttttgatgccatcgatcaccacattcctttggagagattggaaacccaaattgatctacacggacaagttctggcctgatttagatcttatctgtcggaaagacataagtttgtctctgtgaatggtttgtcctctgacaaatcaactgtaaatatcGGTGTTCCTCacggttccgttttaggaccactattgttttcactatatattttacctcttggggatgtcattcgaaaacataatgttaactttcactgctatgcggatgacacacagctgtacatttcaacgaaacatggtgaatccccaaaattgccctcgctagaagcctgtgtttaagacataaggaagtggatggctgcaaactttatacttttaaactcagacaaaacatagatgcttgttctaggtctcaagaaacaaagagatcttctgttgaatctgacaattaattgtaatggttgtacagttgtctcaaataaaactatgaaggacctcggcgttactctggaccctgatctctcttttgacaaacatatcaagactgtttcaaggacagctttttttccatctacgtaacattgcaaaaaatctgaaactttctgtccaaaaatgatgcataaaaatgtatccatgcttttgttacttctaggttagactactgcaatgctcttctttccggctacccggataaagcactaaataaacttcagttagtgctaaatacggctgctagaatcctgactagaaccaaaaaatttgatcatattactccagtgctagcctcccaacactggcttcctgtcaaggcaagggctgatttcaaggttttactgctaacctacaaagcattacatgggcttgctcctacgtatctctctgatttggtcctgccgtacatacctacaagtacgctacggtcacaagacccaggcctcctaattgtccctagaatttctaagcaatcagcttgaggcagggctttctcctataaagctccatttttatggaatggtctgcctacccatgtgagagacgcaaacttggtctcaacctttaagtctttactgaagactcatctcttcagtgggtcatatgattgagtgtagtctggcccaggagtgtgaaggtaaacggaaaggctctggagcaacgaaccgcccttgctgtctctgcctggccggttcccctctttccactgggattctctgcctctaaccctattacaggggctgagtcactggcttactggtgctctttcaggCCGTCCCTAGGagtggtgcgtcacttgagtgggttgagtcactgatgtgatcttcctgtctgggttggcgccccccttgggttgtgccgtggcggagatctttgtgggggccttgtctcaggatcttaagttggtggttgaagatatccctctagtggtgtgggggctgtgctttggctaactgggtggggttatatccttcctgtttggccctgtccgggggtatcatcggatggggccacagtgtcttctgacccctcctgtctcagcctccagtatttatgctgcag
Protein-coding sequences here:
- the LOC112244834 gene encoding C->U-editing enzyme APOBEC-2-like, which produces MADKKGAAASSKLLVRKKERTTKTAVTVEVKKEVKKEVKTEMKMEMKREVKREVKSSLVKKEEKVLAVGEKVEGNGDVPMEEGATANEDVANGEAAAAKANGANGEYEPIELPPWEIIEGDRIDPFQFKFQFKNVEYSSGRNKTFLCYLVDKGKADAGLMRGYLEDEHSGAHAEQAFFLQTLPDYDPAVKYTITWYMSSSPCAVCAAKIAEALQARKSIKMTLFSARLFEWEDQDIQAGLNALSQAGCKLRMMKPMDFTYVWDTFVENDDLTFTPWEDCQDNYEYYHEKLADIMQ